The proteins below are encoded in one region of Mycobacterium pseudokansasii:
- a CDS encoding type I polyketide synthase, giving the protein MTTSMEGADQQSEKLFRYLKKVAVELDEARARLRDYEQRATEPVAVVGIGCRFPGGVDSAEKLWEVVAEGRDLVSEFPTDRGWDVEGLFDPDPDAEGKTYTRWGAFLDDAAGFDAGFFGIAPGEVLAMDPQQRLMLEVSWEALEHAGIDPLSLRGSATGVFTGIFAPSYGSKETGGLQGYGLTGTAVSVASGRVSYVLGLEGPAVSVDTACSSSLVAIHWAMASLRSGECDLALAGGVTVMGLPSIFVGFSRQRGLAADGRCKAFAAAADGTGWGEGAGVVVLERLSDALRLGHSVLAVVRGSAINQDGASNGLTAPNGLAQQRVIRAALGSAGLTAADVDVVEAHGTATTLGDPIEAHALLATYGQGRPAERPLWVGSIKSNMGHTQAAAGVAGVIKMVQAMRHGLMPATLHVDAPSPRVDWESGAVSVLTEAREWPADGRPRRAGVSSFGISGTNAHVILEQAPAPAPVAADQTTGGGQRLSVVPWVVSARSAEALTAQASRLAAHVQADPGLDPLDVGCTLAGRSVFEHRAVVVGADRQALIAGLTSVADGDPGAGVAVGQAGPVGKTVVVFPGQGSQRLGMGRELYERLPVFAEAFDEVADELDQHLRLPLREVVWGGDAALLDTTEFAQPALFAVEVALFAVLRRWGVQPDFVMGHSVGELSAAHVAGVLTLADAAMLVVARGRLMQALPAGGAMVAVAASEDEVMPLLGEGVGIAAINAPGSVTISGAEAAVSAIADRFAEQGRRVHRLAVSHAFHSPLMEPMLDEFARIAARFEPRTPQIGLVSNVTGELASAAGDFGSAPYWVDHVRRPVRFADSARHAQQLGATHFIEVGPGSGLTSAIEQSVSPAEAVVVSVLGKDRPELAAALGAAGQLFTTGVSVDWPAVFAGSGGRRVELPTYAFQRRRFWETPGADGPADAVGLGLGPTEHALLGAVVERPDADGVVLTGRLSLADQPWLADHVVGGVVLFPGAGFVELVIRAADEAGCAVIDELILAAPLVLHPGVGVKVQVVVGAADEAGTRSVSVYSRGDHCDGEWLLHAMGTLGESPAQASADLSVWPPEGAEIVDISDGYERLAARGYAYGKAFQGLVAVWRRESELFAEVVAPAQHGVAVDGMGMHPAVLDAVLHALGLAIETTETMLPFCWRGVSLHAGGAGRVRARLASAGADAISVEIADAEGLPVLTVGALVTRATTAEQLRAAVNAAGRGPDQGPLEVVWSPMPLNRNSIEDSDQPAVLSVLSWEDYCAAEAGMPASANGNGAGAGDAAVVVWECGSAGADAVGSTYAATHAALQVLQSWLGTDRAGTLVVLTRGAVGLPGEDVSDLAAAAIWGLVRSAQAEQPGRIVLVDTDAPVDAVALAAVGEPQLVVRGGVVHNARLAPAPPLLALPAEESWRLAAGGGGTLEDLVIQPCPEARAPLQAGQVRVAVAAVGVNFRDVVAALGMYPGQAPPLGAEGAGVVIETGPDVTGVAVGDAVMGFLGGAGPLAVVDQQLITQAPRDWSLAEAAAVPVVFLTALFGLSDLAEVKGGESVLIHAGTGGVGMAAVQLARHWGVEVFVTASRGKWDTLRAMGFDDDHIGDSRTCEFEEKFLAVTEGRGVDVVLDSLAGEFVDASLRLLVRGGRFLEMGKTDIRDPQKIAANYPGVRYRAFDLSEAGPVRMQAMLREVKELFDTQVLHRLPVTTWDVRCAPAAFRFMSQARHIGKVVLTMPSALADGLADGTVLITGATGMVGAVLARHLVSAYGVRHVVLASRRGDRAAGAAELAAELADAGARVQVVACDVADRDAVAGLFTQLAADWPPVRGVIHAAGVVDDAVISSLTPDRIDTVLRAKVDAAWNLHEATRGLDLSMFVLCSSIAATVGSPGQGNYSAANAFLDGLAAHRQAVGLAGTSLAWGLWEQTSAITAHLSERDLARMSRSGLVAMSPEQALELFDAALTIDHPVMVATRLDRAALNARAQAGGLPALFSGLARRPRRRQIDDTADATQSKSALAQRLQGLAPDEQHGLLVGIVRAQAAAVLGRPAPEDIDPDAGFQDLGFDSLTAVELRNRLKNATGLTLPPTVILDHPTPTAVADYIAQQIRPESNGEQSPHAERDEEDEEKVSVHA; this is encoded by the coding sequence ATGACGACGAGCATGGAAGGCGCCGACCAGCAGAGCGAAAAGCTCTTCCGCTATCTGAAAAAGGTTGCTGTCGAGCTCGATGAGGCACGCGCACGGCTGCGGGATTACGAACAGCGGGCCACCGAACCCGTAGCGGTGGTGGGGATCGGGTGTCGCTTTCCGGGCGGGGTCGATTCTGCGGAGAAGTTGTGGGAGGTGGTCGCCGAGGGTCGGGATCTGGTGTCGGAGTTTCCGACGGATCGGGGCTGGGATGTGGAGGGGTTGTTCGATCCCGATCCCGATGCCGAGGGCAAGACCTATACGCGCTGGGGCGCGTTCTTAGACGATGCCGCGGGTTTTGACGCCGGGTTTTTCGGGATCGCCCCCGGCGAGGTGTTGGCGATGGATCCCCAGCAGCGATTGATGCTGGAGGTTTCGTGGGAGGCGTTGGAACACGCGGGAATTGACCCGCTGTCGTTGCGGGGGTCGGCGACCGGGGTGTTCACCGGAATCTTCGCGCCGAGTTACGGCAGCAAGGAAACCGGGGGGCTGCAAGGGTACGGGTTGACCGGCACGGCGGTCAGCGTGGCCTCGGGTCGGGTTTCCTATGTGTTGGGGCTGGAAGGCCCGGCGGTGTCGGTGGACACCGCATGCTCCTCGTCGTTGGTGGCCATCCACTGGGCGATGGCGTCGTTGCGCTCGGGGGAGTGCGACCTGGCATTGGCCGGCGGGGTGACGGTGATGGGGTTGCCGTCGATCTTCGTCGGGTTCAGTCGGCAGCGGGGGCTGGCGGCCGACGGTCGCTGCAAGGCGTTCGCTGCGGCGGCCGACGGGACGGGCTGGGGTGAGGGCGCCGGCGTGGTGGTCCTCGAGCGGCTCTCGGATGCGCTGCGGTTGGGGCACTCGGTGCTGGCGGTGGTGCGCGGTAGCGCCATCAATCAGGACGGCGCGTCCAATGGCTTGACCGCGCCCAACGGGCTGGCCCAGCAGCGGGTCATTCGAGCGGCGTTGGGCAGCGCCGGGTTGACCGCGGCAGACGTGGACGTGGTGGAGGCGCACGGAACGGCCACCACGTTGGGCGACCCCATCGAAGCGCATGCGTTGTTGGCCACGTACGGGCAGGGCCGTCCTGCGGAGCGGCCGTTGTGGGTGGGTTCGATCAAGTCGAACATGGGTCATACCCAGGCCGCGGCGGGGGTGGCCGGGGTCATCAAGATGGTGCAGGCGATGCGGCACGGCCTGATGCCGGCGACGCTGCACGTGGACGCGCCTTCGCCGCGGGTGGATTGGGAAAGCGGCGCGGTGTCGGTGTTGACGGAGGCCCGGGAGTGGCCGGCTGATGGGCGTCCGCGCCGGGCCGGAGTGTCGTCGTTCGGAATCAGCGGCACCAATGCCCACGTAATCCTGGAGCAGGCTCCCGCGCCGGCCCCGGTAGCGGCGGACCAAACCACCGGGGGCGGACAGCGGTTGTCGGTGGTGCCGTGGGTGGTGTCGGCGAGATCGGCTGAGGCGTTGACGGCGCAGGCGAGCCGGTTGGCGGCCCATGTGCAGGCCGACCCGGGATTGGATCCGCTCGACGTGGGATGCACGCTTGCCGGAAGGTCGGTGTTCGAGCATCGAGCCGTGGTGGTCGGCGCCGACCGGCAGGCGTTGATCGCGGGGTTGACCAGCGTGGCCGACGGTGACCCGGGCGCCGGCGTCGCGGTGGGTCAAGCGGGTCCGGTGGGGAAGACGGTAGTGGTGTTTCCCGGGCAGGGCTCCCAGCGCCTCGGGATGGGCCGCGAGTTGTACGAGCGGCTGCCGGTATTCGCCGAAGCATTCGACGAAGTGGCCGATGAGTTGGATCAGCATCTGAGATTGCCGCTGCGCGAAGTTGTTTGGGGTGGCGATGCGGCGTTGCTGGACACCACCGAGTTTGCTCAGCCGGCGCTGTTCGCGGTCGAGGTGGCGTTGTTCGCGGTGTTGCGGCGCTGGGGTGTGCAGCCCGATTTCGTGATGGGCCACTCGGTGGGGGAGCTGTCGGCGGCGCACGTGGCCGGGGTGTTGACGCTGGCGGACGCGGCAATGTTGGTTGTGGCGCGGGGGCGGTTGATGCAGGCGCTGCCGGCGGGCGGGGCGATGGTGGCGGTGGCCGCTTCCGAAGACGAGGTGATGCCGTTGCTGGGCGAGGGGGTGGGCATCGCCGCGATCAATGCGCCCGGATCGGTGACCATCTCCGGTGCCGAGGCTGCCGTGAGCGCGATTGCGGATCGCTTTGCCGAGCAGGGTCGGCGGGTGCACCGGTTGGCGGTGTCGCATGCTTTTCATTCGCCGCTGATGGAGCCGATGCTCGACGAGTTCGCGCGGATTGCGGCCCGGTTCGAGCCGCGGACGCCGCAAATCGGCCTGGTGTCCAACGTTACGGGCGAATTGGCCAGTGCCGCAGGTGATTTCGGATCAGCTCCGTATTGGGTCGACCATGTCCGGCGGCCGGTGCGTTTTGCCGACAGCGCCCGCCATGCCCAGCAGCTCGGCGCGACGCACTTCATCGAGGTCGGTCCCGGCAGCGGGTTGACGAGCGCGATCGAGCAGTCAGTGTCCCCGGCTGAGGCGGTCGTGGTGTCGGTACTCGGCAAAGACCGGCCCGAATTGGCCGCTGCCCTGGGTGCGGCCGGCCAGTTGTTCACCACCGGTGTGTCGGTCGATTGGCCGGCGGTGTTCGCCGGCTCGGGTGGGCGCCGAGTCGAGTTGCCCACGTATGCCTTTCAGCGGCGCCGTTTTTGGGAGACGCCGGGCGCCGACGGGCCCGCCGACGCGGTTGGTTTGGGTCTGGGTCCGACCGAGCATGCGTTGCTGGGTGCGGTGGTCGAGCGGCCCGACGCCGACGGAGTGGTTTTGACGGGCCGGTTGTCGCTGGCCGACCAACCCTGGCTGGCCGACCACGTTGTCGGCGGGGTGGTGCTCTTCCCCGGAGCGGGCTTCGTGGAGTTGGTCATTCGCGCCGCGGACGAGGCCGGCTGCGCGGTCATCGACGAGCTGATCCTGGCCGCGCCGCTGGTGCTGCACCCGGGAGTCGGGGTGAAGGTACAGGTGGTGGTCGGGGCCGCCGATGAGGCGGGAACCCGTTCCGTGTCCGTGTATTCCCGTGGTGATCACTGCGACGGCGAGTGGCTGCTGCATGCCATGGGCACGCTCGGGGAGAGCCCCGCGCAGGCCTCGGCGGACTTGTCGGTGTGGCCGCCGGAGGGTGCCGAGATTGTCGATATTTCCGATGGCTACGAACGGTTGGCCGCCCGCGGTTATGCCTACGGCAAGGCATTCCAGGGGCTGGTGGCGGTCTGGCGGCGCGAGTCGGAGCTGTTCGCCGAGGTGGTTGCGCCCGCGCAGCACGGGGTGGCGGTCGACGGGATGGGGATGCACCCGGCCGTGCTGGACGCGGTGCTGCATGCCCTGGGACTGGCTATCGAGACCACCGAGACGATGCTGCCGTTCTGCTGGCGCGGTGTGTCGCTGCACGCGGGCGGCGCCGGGCGGGTACGGGCCCGTCTCGCCTCGGCAGGAGCCGATGCGATCTCGGTCGAGATCGCCGATGCCGAGGGGCTACCGGTGCTGACTGTCGGCGCCCTGGTGACCCGGGCGACGACGGCCGAGCAGTTACGGGCCGCGGTGAACGCGGCCGGCCGCGGGCCCGACCAGGGACCGCTGGAAGTGGTCTGGTCACCAATGCCATTGAACCGCAACAGTATTGAAGACTCTGACCAACCCGCGGTGCTGTCGGTACTGTCTTGGGAGGACTATTGTGCCGCTGAAGCGGGTATGCCGGCGAGCGCCAACGGCAATGGCGCCGGGGCCGGCGATGCCGCCGTGGTGGTGTGGGAGTGCGGTTCTGCCGGCGCGGATGCGGTGGGCTCGACATACGCGGCCACCCACGCCGCCTTGCAGGTGTTGCAGTCCTGGCTGGGTACCGACCGGGCCGGCACCTTGGTGGTGCTGACCCGCGGTGCGGTGGGATTGCCCGGTGAGGATGTCAGCGATCTGGCTGCCGCAGCGATATGGGGTCTGGTTCGCTCGGCACAGGCCGAACAACCCGGCCGGATCGTGTTGGTCGACACCGACGCACCGGTGGATGCTGTGGCGCTGGCCGCCGTCGGCGAACCCCAACTGGTGGTGCGCGGCGGCGTGGTGCACAACGCCCGGCTGGCCCCGGCGCCGCCGCTGCTGGCACTGCCCGCCGAAGAGTCGTGGCGGTTGGCCGCCGGTGGCGGCGGGACGCTGGAGGATTTGGTGATCCAGCCCTGCCCGGAGGCCCGGGCACCGCTACAGGCGGGGCAGGTGCGGGTGGCCGTAGCGGCCGTCGGGGTCAATTTCCGCGACGTGGTGGCCGCATTGGGGATGTATCCGGGCCAGGCGCCACCGCTGGGCGCCGAAGGCGCCGGAGTGGTCATCGAGACCGGCCCCGACGTGACCGGGGTGGCCGTCGGCGACGCGGTGATGGGCTTCCTGGGTGGAGCCGGCCCGCTGGCGGTGGTCGATCAGCAACTGATTACCCAGGCGCCTCGGGACTGGTCGCTCGCGGAGGCCGCGGCCGTGCCGGTGGTGTTCTTGACGGCCTTGTTCGGGTTGTCGGACCTGGCCGAGGTCAAGGGAGGCGAATCGGTGCTCATCCACGCCGGCACCGGCGGCGTGGGCATGGCGGCCGTGCAGCTCGCTCGCCACTGGGGAGTGGAAGTCTTCGTCACCGCCAGCCGCGGCAAGTGGGACACGTTGCGCGCCATGGGATTCGACGACGACCATATCGGCGATTCCCGCACCTGTGAGTTCGAGGAAAAGTTCTTGGCGGTCACCGAAGGCCGCGGGGTCGACGTGGTGCTCGACTCGCTGGCCGGCGAGTTCGTGGACGCTTCGCTGCGTTTGCTGGTCCGCGGCGGGCGGTTCCTCGAGATGGGCAAGACCGATATCCGCGATCCGCAGAAGATCGCCGCCAACTATCCGGGCGTGCGGTATCGGGCGTTTGACCTGTCGGAGGCCGGTCCGGTGCGCATGCAGGCGATGCTTCGCGAGGTGAAGGAGCTGTTCGACACCCAGGTGTTGCATCGGCTTCCGGTGACCACCTGGGATGTGCGCTGCGCGCCGGCGGCGTTCCGGTTCATGAGCCAGGCCCGCCATATCGGCAAAGTGGTGTTGACCATGCCCTCGGCGTTGGCCGACGGGCTCGCCGACGGCACCGTGCTGATCACCGGTGCCACCGGGATGGTCGGTGCGGTACTGGCCCGCCACCTGGTCAGCGCCTACGGGGTGCGTCATGTGGTGCTGGCCAGTCGGCGGGGCGATCGCGCCGCGGGGGCTGCCGAGCTGGCCGCCGAGTTGGCGGACGCGGGTGCCCGGGTGCAGGTGGTGGCCTGCGACGTGGCCGATCGGGACGCGGTCGCAGGGTTGTTCACGCAGCTTGCGGCGGACTGGCCGCCGGTGCGCGGGGTGATTCACGCCGCAGGGGTGGTCGACGACGCGGTGATCAGCTCGCTGACGCCGGACCGGATCGACACGGTGTTGCGGGCCAAGGTGGACGCGGCCTGGAACCTGCACGAGGCCACCCGGGGTCTGGATTTGTCGATGTTTGTGCTGTGCTCCTCGATCGCGGCAACAGTGGGCTCTCCGGGGCAGGGCAACTACTCGGCGGCGAACGCGTTCCTGGACGGATTGGCCGCTCACCGGCAGGCCGTGGGCCTGGCGGGAACATCGCTGGCGTGGGGGTTGTGGGAGCAAACCAGCGCCATCACCGCTCATTTGAGTGAGCGTGATCTGGCCCGGATGAGCCGTAGCGGGCTGGTCGCCATGAGCCCGGAGCAGGCGCTGGAGTTGTTTGACGCCGCGCTGACGATCGATCACCCCGTCATGGTCGCGACCCGCCTGGACCGGGCCGCACTCAACGCCCGGGCCCAAGCCGGTGGATTGCCGGCATTGTTCAGCGGGCTCGCCCGCCGCCCCCGGCGACGCCAAATCGACGACACCGCAGATGCCACCCAATCGAAGTCGGCGCTCGCCCAACGCCTCCAGGGGCTGGCCCCCGACGAGCAACACGGCCTGCTGGTAGGGATAGTGCGGGCGCAGGCCGCGGCGGTGCTGGGTCGTCCCGCTCCCGAGGACATCGATCCCGATGCCGGGTTCCAGGACCTGGGCTTCGACTCGCTGACCGCTGTCGAGCTACGCAACCGTCTCAAGAACGCCACCGGGCTGACCTTGCCGCCCACCGTGATCTTGGACCACCCCACCCCGACCGCTGTCGCCGACTACATCGCCCAGCAAATCCGTCCTGAGTCCAATGGTGAGCAGTCACCGCATGCCGAACGCGACGAAGAGGACGAAGAGAAGGTGTCGGTCCATGCGTAG
- a CDS encoding LppX_LprAFG lipoprotein encodes MNDRKPPVTFALVLAVAAGLVLWLPGCAADKPESEAHSSVSTTSDPALVAEVKQSLEATKALTSVHLAIRTSGKVDSLLGITSADVDVRSNPLAAKGVCTYQGQPDVPFRTKDDNISVKLFDDWTNLGSVSELAASRVVDPSNGVAKVLSGITNLQSQGSEVIDGIPTTKISGTVPTDTVKMLDPAARQPRPATVWIASDGSHRLVRANIDIGSGAVELTLSKWNEPLNVD; translated from the coding sequence ATGAACGATCGGAAACCGCCGGTGACTTTCGCCCTTGTGCTGGCGGTGGCCGCCGGGCTGGTGCTGTGGCTACCCGGCTGCGCCGCTGACAAACCCGAATCCGAGGCGCACAGTTCGGTCAGCACGACGAGCGACCCCGCACTGGTGGCCGAGGTCAAGCAGTCGCTCGAGGCGACAAAGGCCTTGACGAGCGTGCACCTGGCGATTCGAACGTCCGGGAAAGTCGACAGCTTGCTCGGTATCACCAGCGCCGACGTCGATGTCCGGTCCAATCCGCTCGCCGCGAAAGGCGTGTGCACCTATCAGGGCCAGCCGGACGTGCCGTTCCGCACTAAGGACGACAACATCTCGGTGAAGCTGTTCGATGACTGGACCAACCTGGGCTCCGTCTCCGAGTTGGCGGCCTCGCGGGTGGTTGACCCCAGCAACGGGGTGGCGAAGGTGCTCTCAGGCATCACCAATCTGCAGTCGCAAGGCTCGGAGGTGATCGACGGAATTCCCACCACCAAGATCAGCGGAACCGTCCCGACGGACACCGTCAAGATGTTGGATCCTGCAGCCAGGCAGCCGAGGCCGGCGACCGTGTGGATCGCCTCGGACGGGTCGCACCGCCTCGTGCGGGCAAACATCGACATCGGGTCCGGGGCGGTCGAGCTCACCTTGTCGAAATGGAACGAACCGCTTAACGTCGACTAG
- a CDS encoding PE family protein: MVLLWAVPAEIMVAVAQLDDIGQCLRSACAAAAGPTTAVAAAGGDEISVALAALLGAHGQDFQRLNAAAGVFHQDFVSALGAAGRSYSAAEAASASPLAGLLALVNAPTEALLGRPLIGNGAPGTPGTGDAGGAGGLLIGNGGAGGSGKAGMAGGSGGAAGLIGTGGAGGAGGSSTTGAGGAGGVGGRGGLWSGPGGAGGSGGNAGATGVGGQGGAGGEGGLFSAGGAGGSGGSAPNGNGGAGGSGGAAGALAGLVGAGGGAGGSGGASSSGTAGAGGAGGNAGLIGGNGGTGGTGGIGFSGAAAGMGGTGGNGGLIFGAGGAGGTGGDGGPGGAGGAGGHAALLFGDGGPGGAGGLNNSALGAGGAGGPGGISGLFGNGGIGGAGGVGILGNGGNGGFGGQGGLLFGGGGAGGSGGQGAVNGGSGGNGGNALLLGDGGNGGNGGLGGTTDGNSGAAGSNGYLFNQTVLNVINAPTEWLFGRPLIGNGANAPAGSGLAGSPGGFLIGDGGAGGAGKDGVNGGAGGAAGLIGAGGSGGAGGGFPTGHGGAGGPGGSGGLLLGAGAPGGTGGYSNIAGGDGGAGGSGGLLGGGGAGGAGGSGGGVDGTGGAGGNSGLLAGLAGAGGGPGGVGGSGGAVGGAGGSGGTGGLLLGPGGLGGTGGAGSSVGGAGGTGGTAGVLFGTGGTGGTGGISPGGGYGGQGGAGGNAGWLVGDGGTGGFGGHGNTGGGGGDGGAAGLVWGDGGDGGAGALGAAFGGFGGAGGYTGQLLGNGGAGGAGGEGLANTGGSGGTGADAGIISNGGNGGNAGAGVIFGTAGQGGAGGLLIGAGGLSGN, encoded by the coding sequence ATGGTGTTGTTGTGGGCTGTTCCTGCCGAAATCATGGTTGCGGTAGCGCAGCTGGACGATATCGGCCAGTGTCTGCGCTCGGCGTGCGCGGCCGCGGCCGGGCCGACGACAGCGGTGGCGGCTGCCGGTGGGGATGAGATTTCAGTGGCGTTGGCCGCGTTGTTGGGTGCTCACGGTCAGGATTTTCAGCGGTTGAATGCCGCGGCGGGAGTGTTTCACCAGGACTTTGTGTCGGCGTTGGGCGCGGCTGGGCGTTCCTATTCCGCAGCCGAGGCGGCTAGTGCATCGCCGTTGGCGGGGTTATTGGCGTTGGTCAATGCGCCCACGGAGGCGTTGTTGGGGCGGCCGTTGATTGGCAATGGCGCCCCGGGTACACCGGGCACCGGAGACGCCGGCGGGGCTGGGGGGCTGTTAATTGGCAATGGTGGGGCGGGAGGGTCAGGTAAGGCCGGTATGGCAGGCGGGTCCGGTGGCGCCGCTGGATTGATCGGAACCGGCGGAGCGGGTGGGGCCGGTGGGTCCTCAACCACCGGGGCCGGCGGGGCCGGCGGGGTCGGTGGGCGAGGCGGGCTCTGGTCCGGACCCGGCGGCGCCGGCGGCTCGGGTGGGAATGCCGGCGCGACGGGAGTGGGTGGCCAGGGCGGTGCGGGAGGCGAGGGTGGACTGTTCAGCGCCGGCGGAGCCGGTGGTTCCGGCGGTTCCGCGCCCAATGGGAACGGCGGGGCTGGTGGCAGCGGTGGAGCCGCAGGAGCACTTGCCGGACTTGTTGGAGCCGGCGGCGGCGCCGGCGGCAGCGGCGGCGCCTCGTCAAGTGGGACTGCCGGAGCCGGTGGTGCCGGCGGCAATGCCGGTCTGATCGGCGGTAACGGTGGTACCGGTGGAACCGGCGGGATCGGGTTCAGTGGCGCGGCCGCGGGGATGGGCGGGACCGGTGGCAACGGTGGTCTGATCTTCGGCGCTGGCGGCGCTGGAGGCACCGGCGGAGACGGTGGCCCGGGCGGGGCCGGCGGGGCGGGCGGTCATGCGGCCCTGCTGTTCGGCGATGGCGGGCCCGGCGGCGCCGGTGGCCTCAACAACAGTGCGCTGGGCGCTGGTGGGGCCGGTGGGCCCGGCGGCATCAGCGGTTTGTTCGGCAACGGCGGTATCGGCGGGGCCGGAGGCGTGGGCATCCTCGGCAATGGCGGCAACGGCGGTTTCGGCGGCCAAGGCGGCCTGTTGTTTGGTGGTGGCGGGGCCGGCGGTTCCGGCGGGCAGGGCGCAGTGAACGGCGGAAGCGGGGGCAACGGCGGCAATGCCCTGCTGCTCGGCGACGGCGGCAACGGCGGCAACGGCGGCCTGGGGGGTACGACGGACGGCAACAGCGGTGCTGCCGGTTCCAACGGGTACCTGTTCAACCAGACGGTGCTCAACGTGATCAACGCGCCCACCGAGTGGCTGTTTGGGCGCCCGCTGATCGGCAACGGCGCCAACGCGCCCGCGGGAAGCGGGTTGGCGGGCAGTCCGGGCGGGTTCTTGATCGGTGACGGTGGTGCTGGAGGGGCCGGCAAGGATGGTGTCAACGGCGGTGCTGGCGGAGCGGCTGGACTGATCGGCGCCGGTGGTTCGGGTGGCGCAGGCGGAGGCTTCCCGACCGGACACGGCGGAGCCGGAGGACCGGGAGGTAGCGGTGGCCTGTTGCTTGGTGCCGGGGCTCCAGGCGGAACCGGCGGATACTCAAACATCGCCGGCGGCGACGGCGGAGCCGGCGGGTCCGGCGGACTGCTAGGCGGCGGCGGCGCCGGTGGTGCAGGCGGCTCGGGCGGGGGTGTTGACGGCACGGGAGGGGCCGGTGGCAATAGCGGGCTGCTCGCCGGTTTGGCTGGTGCTGGTGGCGGTCCCGGAGGCGTCGGGGGCTCCGGTGGCGCTGTCGGCGGAGCCGGCGGTTCCGGCGGCACCGGCGGTTTGCTCCTCGGACCCGGTGGTCTCGGCGGCACCGGCGGCGCCGGGAGTTCGGTAGGGGGCGCCGGCGGGACCGGTGGCACTGCCGGCGTGCTATTCGGTACCGGCGGTACCGGCGGCACCGGCGGGATCAGCCCAGGCGGCGGGTATGGCGGGCAAGGCGGAGCCGGCGGAAATGCCGGCTGGCTGGTCGGTGACGGCGGTACCGGCGGGTTTGGGGGCCATGGCAATACCGGAGGTGGCGGCGGCGACGGTGGCGCTGCCGGCCTGGTCTGGGGTGACGGCGGCGATGGCGGCGCCGGTGCACTCGGTGCCGCCTTCGGCGGGTTCGGCGGTGCCGGTGGCTACACCGGTCAGCTCTTGGGCAACGGTGGCGCCGGCGGCGCGGGCGGAGAAGGCCTGGCAAACACCGGCGGTAGCGGCGGGACTGGCGCCGACGCCGGAATCATCAGCAACGGCGGCAACGGCGGCAACGCCGGCGCTGGTGTGATATTTGGCACGGCTGGTCAGGGCGGCGCCGGCGGGCTGCTCATCGGCGCCGGCGGCCTCAGCGGCAACTAG